The genomic interval TGGTTCTTGACGGTACTACCCGCGCTGCTGGTGATGGTCACCCGGAAGATGATGGTGGCGCTGTCGCCCACCTTCATCTTTCCTCCCGTGCTACCGGTGGCTCCCTGTCCCAGACGCACGGTGATGGTGCCGCCGGAGTACTCACCCACGTCATCACCCACGTTGTCCGTCAGGTCCACCGTGCTGTTGCCCACCTTGAGCTTCAGCGACTTGTCCACGTACGCCAGCTCGGGCGGCAGCTTGTCGGTGAGCACCGTGTCCTTGGAGGTATCGGTGCCCGTGTTGGTGGTGGTGATGGCGTATTCGAGGATGTCGCCGACACGCACCTCGCCGTTCGCGCCGGTGGTGATGGGGGTCACCCTCTTGATGGTGTTGCTGAAGTCCGGCGCCAGCGTATCGACGGAGGTGATGAGTCCCGCCAGCCAGAAGATGTCGTCCTTCGTGGCGACGGAGACCCGGATGGTCTTGTTGTCCACGCCGATGCGCGAGGACATGTCCGCCACGTCGATGTCGATTCCCGGGCTGGTGCCGGCATGACCGGACGTGCGGGGGAGATCGCCGTCGCGACTGACCGGAACGCCCATGTAGGTCCGCGAGCTGTTGAAGAAGTCGGTGGCGGGGTTGACCTTCACCTGGTTCAACACCGCGCCGTTGTTCAGCGTCAGTCCGCCAGCGACGGTGACCGTGCCACCATCATCGCCGAGCAGGTAGCCGGTGGCGGTCTCGTCACACGTCACGGGCATGGTGCCGCCATCGCTGGCATCCGAGACGCAGATGACGTCGTTGGTGTCCGAGGTCCCGTTCTGCTGGTCTCCCTCGAAGGCGACGACGCCGAGCTTCGCGTTGTAGCTGTCGGGGGGCAGGACGAAGCCCGAGACGAGCACCTCCTGCGTCTCGTTGTGGATGCCCCGCATGCCGTCGAACAACCGCAGGCTGCGCATGGTCTGCGTCTCGTCCCGGTAGATGACGACCATCCACCAGGCGGAGTACATCGTGTCGCTGTAGACCCCCGCCACCTTGGGGATCGAGTCCACGCCGGAGACGCGGTAGATGCCCGCGCCGTGAGCGCGGACGAGCTGCGTCACGTCCACCGAGGACTGGTAGTCATACTGTTCCTGGGGCGTCCACTTCTGGCTCCACCAGATGGGCGAGGGGTCTTCCAGGGAATTGACGTTCAGCGTCTGCGTGAACCCGTTCGTACCGGGACGAGACAGGACGACCTGCGTGTCGGGCTGCGGATTCGCCAGCGTGTTCGCGAGGTTCTTGATGGTGGCGGACCAGTACAGGCGCGCGAACGTCACCTGGGCGCCGGGCGGCAGCTCGAGCATGGCCTGGCTCGAGGACTGCGTGTTGGCCACATCCTTGTTTCCCACGAGCGTGTCGCCCTGGAAGGTCCAGTACATGTCCAGGGCCGAGTCATCGGCGACGTACTCCTGGGAGCAGGAGCTCTCTCCGCCCGGCAGGGTCGGGCCACCGACGGGAGCCAGCGGCTTCGGCATGACGCCGCGGCAGTCGTAACCCATCACGTTGCCGATGAGGGCGAAGTCTCCCCGTTGATCCGCGTCGGCACGAGCGCGGAAGCACCCTCCCGGGATGACGTTGCCATTCACCACGCACCACTGGGGCTCTCCGACCGCATGCGCCGTTGCCCCCAGCAGGAGCAGTAGGGCGGGAACGACGGTGAGCCATCTGCTGACCCGTATGAGGTCGCGAGTTACATCTTCAGGGGCTCGGGACACGAAATGCTCCATTTGGAATGAGGTGCTCGGAGGCCGAGTTCACCGGGTACAAAGGACTGTTTGCGCCAGGTGACTGCCGGTCGTTGGACTCAGGGATGTTCCTGATGGGCGTGCGCGAGACCGGAGTCACCCTGTGCGATAGTGCACAGTGTATGCCAGCTCGTGAGCCGTTCGCGAATTCCGGCCCGTGCAGGTGCAAGTGACTTGCGAGACGGGAATTGAGCCCACTTGGAGAGCGGCCAGGGGACTGTGGCGGAACGCCACTGTGGCGATTCGACACACCACACTCCCTTCCCGACACGTCAGACGCCCTTCCCAACACGTCAGACGTCCTTCCGACACACCTCACTCCCCGTGTAGGGAGTACGGCGCCATTTTCTGCTGATATACGCGAGGCCCATGAGTTCGTGGTTCCTGTGGATGTTGCTCTCCGCGCTGACGGGCAGCCCGCTGCTCGCGGCGGTGCTGGTGCTGGCTTTTGTGTGGGTGGCGGATCGCTACACCGTGGGGATTCTGCCGAGCCCCCTGCGGGCGCTGGGTCGCTGGCAGCGCGCGTCGAAGCTGGAGCGGGTGCTACAGACCAACCCACATGACCGGCAGGCGCGCGTGGAACTGGCGGATTTGAGGTTGAGGCGGGGCAGGTACGCGGCGGCGGTGGAGGTGCTCAAGCCCAACCTGGAGGCGGGGGACGACGACGTACGGACGCTGTTCCTGCTCGGCGTGGCGTACCTGGGAGCGGGGGACGCGGCCCGGGGCGAGCTGCTGCTGAAGGAGGCGGCGAAGCTGGACCCGGGCTACCAGATGGGGTCCATCGACCTGGAGCTCGGGCGCTTCCGGCTGGCGCGCGGGGACGCGAAGGGCGCCATCGAGGCGCTGGAGCGCTTGCACGCGGCGAGGCCCGGGACGGTGGAGGGGCGGGTGTTGCTGGCGCGGGCGCTCGATGCGAGCGGCAAGGATGGGGAAGGGGCGCTGGTGCGCGAGGAGGCGTGGAAGGAGTACGTGGCCGCCCCCGGTTTCCAGCGCCGACGCGAGCGGCTGTGGGCCTGGCGCGCACGTCCCAGCCGTCCCATCGCCTACGGGGTGGCGCTGGTGATGGTCCTGGCGCTCGGCTTCACCGTCCTCAGCCGCATCCAAGCCCCCGAGCCCTCGCCGGACGGGTACGGCTTCTACGACGACCCGGGGATGGCGGCCGACAGCGAGTGAGGCCGCTCGGTCGCTGACCAGGGCTTCCGCCGGAAAAGTACGAGGTCTTGGTAGTCGCGGGGGCGGGCCTCTAAGCTGCGGGCTCCATGTTTCCCACCCCCGCCCACGTCCTGAGGCAGCGCGAGGGGGCGCTCGCCGAGACGCCATTCCCCTTGTTGCTGCACGCGCTGTCCGTCGAGGAGCGCACGTGCACGCTGGAGCTGAAGGTGCGCCAGCGCGAGAAGCGCATCACCTTCGAGGACGGCGCGCCGGTGTCGTTCTCCAGCAACCTGCTGCACGAGACGCTGGGCAAGTTCCTGGTGGAGAAGGGGAAGCTGTCGGAGGTGGACTACCAGAAGGCGCTCGCGGAGAGCGTGCAGACGGACGTCGCCATCGGCGGGCTGTTGGTGCAGAAGGGGCTCATCAGCCCGTTCGACCTGTACAAGCAGATGCAGGCGAACATGGCCATGAGCCTGCTGGACTGCTTCCGCTGGACGGATGCGCGCTACCGGCTCATCGCCGACATCGAGCCGCCGGACACCAGCGTACGGATGAACCCGGCGCAGCTCATCCTCACGGGCGTCGCGAGCATGATGCCCTTCGACGAGGTGGCCACGCACTTCACCTTCACGGATGACCGGCGCTTCGCGCAGGTGCCGGGGGTGGAGGGGCCGAAGCTGTCCTCGAAGGACGCGCGGCTCTTCCAGGCGCTGCGCTTCCGGCCCACCTTCCCGGAGCTGATGCAGCGCTCGGGGCTGGACACCGACTCCACGCTGCGCCGCCTGTATGCCTTCTGCATCCTGGGCCTGGCGGACTTCGCGGAGGAGGTGGACAAGCGGCCGCAGCCCGCGCCCTCGGCGATGGCCACGGCTCCGGCGCCGATGCCGGGTCCGGCCCTCACGCCGCTGCCGGGGAGCCTCGAGATCGTGGACGCGGCGGCCCTCGCGTCGGCGGGGCCCTCGGGCGTGCCGTTCTCGGACGAGGACGAGGCGGTGAAGAACGCGCTGCTGAGCGCCTTCCTGTCGCACCGGAGCCAGGATCCGTTCGATCTGCTGGGCGTGCCGGAGAACCCGCAGCCGGTGGCGCTGCGCAAGGCATTCCTGGGGCTGGCGGACAAGTTCTCGCCGCTGCGCTTCCAGACGCCGGACCTGAAGGAGAAGGCGGAGGCGCTGCTGGTGGCGTACGCGCGGGCGTACGGGGCGCTGTCGGAGGTGGAGCAGGCGGCGCTGTGGCGCAAGCGGAGGCAGGCGGCGCGCGAGAAGAAGGCGGGGACGGGGCGGCCGTCGACGGCGGAGCAGTTCCGCATCCGCACGGACCTGCTGGACGCGACCACGCAGTTCGACGAGGCGATGAAGCGGCTGAAGGCGGAGAACTACCCGGGCGCGTTCGAGTACTTCGAGTACGCGTGCGACATCGAGCCGAAGCCGCTCTACCGGGCGTACAGGGCGTGGGCGCGCTATCTGATGAAGCCGGAGGCGTATGGCAAGCTGGCGCTGCAGGAGCTGGCGGAGGTGGTGAAGCAGGAGCCGGGCTGCGAGGAGGCGTGGTTCTTCACGGGCGAGGCGGCGCGAGGCGAGGCCCAGTGGGCGCTGGCCGAGGACGCGTACCGGAAGGCCTTCAAGCTCAACCCGAAGAACCGCCGGTACGTGGACCTCATCCAGGACACGATGAAGCGCGTGAAGCGCTGAGTCACATCAGCTCGACGGCCAGGTCCAGTCGGGGCTCGGCCCGGCCCGAGGGCCAGCCGTCGATCGTACCCTCCCAACGCACCTGGGCCCGGGGCGAGAGCCGGACACTCCGGCGTGCCCAGTGTCCGACGAGCAGATCCACCCGGAGCGAGGCCTCCGCCTCGTGCCGCAACCCCCGGGACAGGATGAACAGGGGGGACCAGGCGGCCTCCAGGCGCACCGCGTTGGCCAGCGAGCCGGGCAGGCCCACGCGCTGCGAGAAGGTGAGCCGGGGCCCCACGATGGGAACGAGCGCGTCCAGCCCCCAGCGCATCCCGGTCCGGGCGCCCACGCCCAGCGTGGTGTAGCGGTGGAAGCGGGTGCCCTCGTCCACGACCAGCAGTGCCTCACCCTGGGCGGTGGCCCGATACCGCAGGTCCGTTCCCGCCTCCCGGGTCTCCATCAGCGCCTCCATGCCCCAGCCCAGCTCGTCGAGTAGCGTGCGCCGGTGCCAGGGCGGCTCCCGCAGCAGGGTGCGGTAGCCCAGCAGGGTGAGCCGGGAGTCCAGCACACGAGGCATCCCGCGCCTCGGCTCCACGCGTATCTCGCCATCGAGCACGCGCAGGTCATTTCCGGGCCGGATGCCGTGCAGGTACGTCTCGCCCATGGCCTCGCTCAGCCCGGACGTCCACAGGGTCACCACCGGCCGCGCGTGTCCCGAGGGGAGCTGGTCCATTCCCAGCGCCACCGACATCCGGCCCGCCCCCGAGCGCGGCAGGGCGCGCGAGGCCAGCTCACTCTCCTCCCGCACCTTCCGCGCATGGTCGCGCTCGAGGAAGTCCACCGGGTCCACCTCGGAGAGCGGCCCGGAGTGGAGCGCACCCTGCACCTCGGTGGCGGTGACGAAGGTGGCCTCCACGGCCTCGGCTCGCGCGAGCGTGCGCGCCTCCTTCCGGGTGGGCTCGCGCCGCTGCGCGGTGGCCAGCGCCTGCTGGAAATAGGCGATGCGGTCGAGCACCGCGAGCCGCCGCTGCAATTCGTCCTCACGCTCGAAGAGCTGCTGGCGCTCGCGCAGGCCGTCCTGGGGCGTGGGCACGGGTCCTCGAATCTTCACGAGCCGGTCGCGCTCCACCTTCATCCGCTCGTCCTCGGCCCGGTCCATCTCCGAGCGCTCCACCCGGACGGACCAGGCGACATAGGCGTGGAGCAGCGTGCGCACGGAGTCCCGCTCCACTTCTGGCACGGACGCGAGCGCGGCCTCCACCAGCGCGGGCACCCGGGACCACGCCTCCCGGCGCTTCTCCGGCTCGGGGGATTGGAGGCGCCGGTCCAGCAGGCGCAGCCGGGTGAGCACCCCGGCGCTCACCCGCGTGGCCAGTGCATCGAGTGCTTCCTGTCGTGACTCGTGCGCCCGCCAGGCACGCTCCCCGGTGGATTCGAGCGCGTCCGGTACGTACTCCAGGAGCGGTTGCCGCTTTCCGTCCGGACCTGTCACCTCCATCCGGGCGAACGCATCCAGGGTGGCACTCGGCAGCACCCAGAGCACTCCGGGCGCGCGCACCGCGCGGCCTCCCTCCAGCGCGCCATTGACGAGGAAGAGGAGCGCGCTCGCGCAGTTGTCCGTCAGGAAGTAGTAGGGCAGGTAGCCGCGCCGCTCCATCTCCCAGACGCGCTCCAGCAGCCGCACCTGCTCGCTCGGGGTGAGCCGCAGGCGGTAGCGGCGGATGGTGCGCTGCTCCAGCTCCAGCGTCTCATGCGACAGGTCTCCCCGCGTCGCGGTGAGGAAGCCCAGCGAGAAGCCTCCGGACAGCCCCTTCACGATGTAGCTTGGACCGCCCGTCTCCATCCCCGTCAGGGCCACGGGCTGCACCACCGCCTCGAAGCTCGGCCCCCGCGGCGTGTCGCCCTCACGCCACACCGGCCTCATCAACAGGTGGCCGAAGAGCGACTCGGGCTGCCGGCCCGTGGAGACGGCGAGCAGCAGCTCGAAGTGCGACAGCTTCCCGGCCTCCGCCCACGTGTCGAAGGCGGGGCAGTGTCCTCGCGGCGGTGGTGTCCAGAGCCCATCGGCCGCCAGCAACTCACCGAGCGCACGTGCCTTGGACAGCTCCTGGCAGCGCACCCGGTCGTCCACGGAGAGCGCCTCCTCGCGGAGGGACTCCACGGGGACGAAGAGCTCCTCGGCGAAGGTGACCAGGTCCAACGAAGCGCTCTTCTGTCCGCGTGCCCGGCTGAAGGCGCCCTCGTAGGAGAGACGTGCCTCCTCGACGAAGGTGAGGGGCCGCTCGAAAGGGGCGAGCCAGCCGGACAGCCGGCGCCAGCGCGCGGTGCGGCTCCATCCGCGCACATCGTCCCAGCGCTGCATCACCGCGTGCACCACCGCGCGCCGCCGCCACAGCCGCTCCAGCTCCGTGTCGGTGAGGCGGGCCGTGCGCAGCGTGGCGCGCCGCTCCTGGGTGGGGACGAAGGCATAGAGGTGGAAGCGCTCCCGGCCCTCGCTCCATTCCGGTCGCCGCGGGGACTCATTGCCCATGCCGAGCGGTGCCGGAGCCGGGTGAAGCACCAGCTCCAGCGGCCCGCCGGGCACACGGCGCAGGGCGGGGGGAAGCGCGGCGAGTCCGGCCTCCACCTCCGCCACGAGCGCGGCGTCCTCGGAGGCGGGAGCGCGCAGGACCAGGCCGTGCTCCGCCTCCAACCAGTGGACGCGCTCCGCGAGTGTCTCCCCGGCGCTGGCGGGCAGCGCCATCAGGAGCCCTGCCACCAGCGCCAGGAGGTCTCTCATTCCACGACCCCGTGGGAGGCGAGGAACGCGCGCCGGTCCGCGTCCAGCCGGGGCTCGGTGCGCGCGAGCTGGCCCACGCGCTCGAGCCAGGCGATGGCGCGCTCGGGCGTGAGCGCCGAGGAGTCGGCGAGGGTGAGCAGCTCCGTGCGGTGCTCGCGCAGCAGCCGGCCGAAGACGCGGAGGTTCTCGCGGCGGATGCGCGCCATGGCGGCGAGATCCTCGATGGTGGGACCGGCACCGAGGGCCAGGTCCTCCCGGAGTTGATGGGTGCGCGCGCGCAGGTACACCTGGGCGGCCTGGCCCACCGCCGCCGGCGCGGGCGCGGCGGGAACGACCTTCAGCGCCTGCCAGATGATGAGTCCCAACCCGCCCACGGTGGCGCCGATGGTGGTGACGGAGACGACCGAGCCGGAGTTGGACTGGCTGCTCTTGGAGCTCTCCGAGCTCGTCTTCGAGCTCTCGGCGGAGTTCTGGGAGGTGGCCTCTGAGGACTTCGAGGAGCCGCCGCTCGTCTGGCCCGAGGTCTTGCTGCTCTCGGACTGGCTCGAGTTGGACTGACTCGAGTCGGCCTGGGTGGACTCACCTGAATTGGACTGACTGGAGTTGCCAGAGTCGCCAGAGCCGGAGTCACCCGAGTTCGAGTTGCCAGAGGAGTCACCCGAGTTCGAGTTGCCAGAGGAGTCACCCGAGTTCGAGTTGGACGCGCTCATGCCCCCCGAGCCCATGGCTCCAGGTGTCTGACAACCCGCGACCAGCAACCAGACGAGTGCTCCGACGACCCGGGTCCGCTGTCCCATCTTCTTTCCCCCTGAGGTGTTCATGCTCCGACAGCCTAGCCAGTGTCGTGCCGGATGTTGGGGCCCGGACTTTCGTGGGGTTGCGGGGGCGCACCCCAGGTGCATGCGAAGCGGACTTGGCGGCTATGTGCAGGGGGATGCACGAGCGCCGCGTAGCCAGGGTGCGATGACGCGCCGGGTCAATGGACGACGGTGACGGGGCGGCCGGCGTGCTGGACGACGCGGTCGCTGACGGAGCCGAGCAACCACTTGCCACCGGGGTTGAGACCGCGAGCGCCCACCACGATGTGGTCCGCGCCCAGCTTGTCGGCCATGGAGACGATGGTGTCGGCGGGGCGGCCGATCTCCACCACCTTGTCCACCTGGGCCTTGGGCAGGTCGGCGGAGAGCTCGTCGAGCATGCGCCGCACGGCGTCCAGCTCCTCCGGGGTGCGCTGGGGGCCGGAGATGAGCTCGGAGTCCAGGAACCCGAAGGGGACGACCCGAGGGGGCTCGAGGACGAAGAGGAGGGTGATGCGCGAGTTCGTCTGCTGCGCCAGGTCGTGGGCGAAGCGCGCCGCCTTGCGCGACGTTTCCGAGCCATCGATGGCGACGAGGATGTGTTTGAGCACGTCCGTTCCTCTCTGGAAATGAACCGGAGGCGAGGCCCCCACACAGTCAGGGTGGGGCGAGACGCATCAGGAGCAAGCCAGGACTGTGCCGAACGGAGGGAGACCCGGCAAGCGTTCGAACCGCTGGTGGGTGACCAGGGAGGCAACAAACCGGCTGCGTTCCCGGCGGGCCACCGTGTATGTCCCCTCTCCCTCTGGGAGAGGGTCAGGGTGAGGGTCGTCCCCATACCCGCTCGCCCGCTGAAGCATTGTCGGAGGAACCACGCATGGACGCGTTCGCACGAGACCTGGGGTGGGCGAAGCTACAGATGTCGCTGACGCGGAGGTGGTGCGAGGCATTGCCGAGGCTGGACGGGGTGCGGCTCGCGTGCTCGATGCACCTGGACCTCAAGATGGTGGTGGCGGTCGAGACGCTGCTGGAGAAGGGGGCGGCGGTGTTCCTGGCGACGTGCAACCCGACCACGGTGCGGGACGAGGTGGTCGCGTACCTGCGGGAGCGAGGGGCCGAGGCGCACGCCTGGAAGGACATGCCCGGGGAAGAGTACGCCTCGGCGATCGACAAGGCGGTGGCGTGGGGGCCCACGCACCTGTGCGAGATGGGAGCGGACCTCTCGGCGGCCATCCACGAGCGGGGGCTGGAGACGCGGGTGAAGGCGGGGCTGGAGGCCACGGGCTCGGGGATCGCGCGGCTGCGGTCGCTGACGCCGCGCTACCCGATCTTCAACTGGGACGACCTGCCCATCAAGGAGGGCCTGCACAACCGCTGGCTGGTGGGGCTCTCCACGTGGCAGTCGTTCTGCGAGCGGACCCATCTCACCCTGCATGGCAGGCGGGTGCTGGTGGTGGGCTACGGGCTGGTGGGGCAGGGCATCGCGGACGTGGCGAGGGCCCTCGGAGGGACGGTGACGGTGGCGGAGAGGGATCCGGCGCGGCTGCTGGAGGCGCGCTATGCGGGGTGGGAGGCGGGGCCGATGTCGCCAGAGCTGCTCGCGCGGGCCGACGTCATCGTCACGGCCACGGGGGTGGCGGGAGTCATTGGCGCCGAGGAGGTGAAGCACCTGAAGTCCGGGTGCTTCCTGCTCAACGTGGGGCACGTGGCGAACGAGATTGAAGTGGGGGCGCTCGGGACCCGGCGCGAGGTCGTCCCGCACGTCGAGGAGACGCGGCCCCACGGGCGGACCGTCTACCTGTTCGCGGGAGGCTCGATGGCGAACCTCACGGCGGGGTGGGGAGACAGCCTGAACGCCTTCGACGTCACCCTGGCCACGATGGTGGCGGGGCTCGGCTACATCTTCTCCGAGGAGGGCGCGGGGGCGAGGCCGGGACTGCACCCGCTCCCGCGCCGGGTCTGGTCGGAGGTCGCCGCGGCGGCCGCTGGCGTCTGAGACGAGGGCCGCCTACGGCTCGACGGTGGTGACGAACTTCGTCTTTCCGCCCTCGACCTTGAGGATGACGGCCTGCTTCACCGGATCGCGGTTCTCGTCGAGGTTGATGGTGCCGGCCACGCCCGGGAAGCTCTTGGCGGTGGCGATGGCATCGCGGATGGAGGCGCCCGACAGGTCCGGCGCGCGCTTCATGGCGTCGATGGCGAGCATCGCGGCGTCATAGGCCAGGGCGGCCACGCTGTCGGGCACGGCGCCGTAGGCGGCCTTGTACTTGGAGATGAAGCCCTGCACGCGCGGGTCCGGGTTGTCCACCGAGTAGTGGTTGGCGTAGTAGCTGCCCTCGATGGCCTCGCCGCCCAGCTCGAAGAGCTTGTCGGACTCCCAGCCGTCGCCGCCGAGCATCGGCACCGTCAGCCCCAGCTCGCGTGCCTGACGCGCGATGATGCCCACGTCGGTGTAGTAGCCGGGGACGAAGAGCGCCTGAGGCTTGGTCTTCTTGAGGGCGGTGAGCTGCGCGCGGAAGTCCGTGTCACCCTTGGAGTAGCTCTCGGTTCCGGCGATGGTCCCGCCCATCTCGGAGAACTTCCGGCTGAACACGTCCGTCAGCCCCACCGAGTACGCGCTCTTGTTGTCCTGCAGCACCGCCACCCGGGTCAACTTCAGGTTCTCGCGGGCGAACTTCGCCATCACGAAGCCCTGGAACGGGTCGATGAAGCAGACGCGGAAGATGTAGTCGCCCTTCTGGGTGACGGCGGGGTTGGTGGACGAGGGGGTGATCATCGGCACCCCGGCCGCCTGGGCCTTCTCCGCCATGGCCATCGAGTTGGACGAAGCGGCCTCGCCCAGGATGACCGCCACCTTGTCCTGGGTGATGAGGCGCGTGGCGGCCTGGGCGGCCTCCT from Archangium lipolyticum carries:
- a CDS encoding tetratricopeptide repeat protein; translated protein: MSSWFLWMLLSALTGSPLLAAVLVLAFVWVADRYTVGILPSPLRALGRWQRASKLERVLQTNPHDRQARVELADLRLRRGRYAAAVEVLKPNLEAGDDDVRTLFLLGVAYLGAGDAARGELLLKEAAKLDPGYQMGSIDLELGRFRLARGDAKGAIEALERLHAARPGTVEGRVLLARALDASGKDGEGALVREEAWKEYVAAPGFQRRRERLWAWRARPSRPIAYGVALVMVLALGFTVLSRIQAPEPSPDGYGFYDDPGMAADSE
- a CDS encoding DUF4388 domain-containing protein, coding for MFPTPAHVLRQREGALAETPFPLLLHALSVEERTCTLELKVRQREKRITFEDGAPVSFSSNLLHETLGKFLVEKGKLSEVDYQKALAESVQTDVAIGGLLVQKGLISPFDLYKQMQANMAMSLLDCFRWTDARYRLIADIEPPDTSVRMNPAQLILTGVASMMPFDEVATHFTFTDDRRFAQVPGVEGPKLSSKDARLFQALRFRPTFPELMQRSGLDTDSTLRRLYAFCILGLADFAEEVDKRPQPAPSAMATAPAPMPGPALTPLPGSLEIVDAAALASAGPSGVPFSDEDEAVKNALLSAFLSHRSQDPFDLLGVPENPQPVALRKAFLGLADKFSPLRFQTPDLKEKAEALLVAYARAYGALSEVEQAALWRKRRQAAREKKAGTGRPSTAEQFRIRTDLLDATTQFDEAMKRLKAENYPGAFEYFEYACDIEPKPLYRAYRAWARYLMKPEAYGKLALQELAEVVKQEPGCEEAWFFTGEAARGEAQWALAEDAYRKAFKLNPKNRRYVDLIQDTMKRVKR
- a CDS encoding Lnb N-terminal periplasmic domain-containing protein; its protein translation is MRDLLALVAGLLMALPASAGETLAERVHWLEAEHGLVLRAPASEDAALVAEVEAGLAALPPALRRVPGGPLELVLHPAPAPLGMGNESPRRPEWSEGRERFHLYAFVPTQERRATLRTARLTDTELERLWRRRAVVHAVMQRWDDVRGWSRTARWRRLSGWLAPFERPLTFVEEARLSYEGAFSRARGQKSASLDLVTFAEELFVPVESLREEALSVDDRVRCQELSKARALGELLAADGLWTPPPRGHCPAFDTWAEAGKLSHFELLLAVSTGRQPESLFGHLLMRPVWREGDTPRGPSFEAVVQPVALTGMETGGPSYIVKGLSGGFSLGFLTATRGDLSHETLELEQRTIRRYRLRLTPSEQVRLLERVWEMERRGYLPYYFLTDNCASALLFLVNGALEGGRAVRAPGVLWVLPSATLDAFARMEVTGPDGKRQPLLEYVPDALESTGERAWRAHESRQEALDALATRVSAGVLTRLRLLDRRLQSPEPEKRREAWSRVPALVEAALASVPEVERDSVRTLLHAYVAWSVRVERSEMDRAEDERMKVERDRLVKIRGPVPTPQDGLRERQQLFEREDELQRRLAVLDRIAYFQQALATAQRREPTRKEARTLARAEAVEATFVTATEVQGALHSGPLSEVDPVDFLERDHARKVREESELASRALPRSGAGRMSVALGMDQLPSGHARPVVTLWTSGLSEAMGETYLHGIRPGNDLRVLDGEIRVEPRRGMPRVLDSRLTLLGYRTLLREPPWHRRTLLDELGWGMEALMETREAGTDLRYRATAQGEALLVVDEGTRFHRYTTLGVGARTGMRWGLDALVPIVGPRLTFSQRVGLPGSLANAVRLEAAWSPLFILSRGLRHEAEASLRVDLLVGHWARRSVRLSPRAQVRWEGTIDGWPSGRAEPRLDLAVELM
- a CDS encoding universal stress protein yields the protein MLKHILVAIDGSETSRKAARFAHDLAQQTNSRITLLFVLEPPRVVPFGFLDSELISGPQRTPEELDAVRRMLDELSADLPKAQVDKVVEIGRPADTIVSMADKLGADHIVVGARGLNPGGKWLLGSVSDRVVQHAGRPVTVVH
- a CDS encoding adenosylhomocysteinase encodes the protein MDAFARDLGWAKLQMSLTRRWCEALPRLDGVRLACSMHLDLKMVVAVETLLEKGAAVFLATCNPTTVRDEVVAYLRERGAEAHAWKDMPGEEYASAIDKAVAWGPTHLCEMGADLSAAIHERGLETRVKAGLEATGSGIARLRSLTPRYPIFNWDDLPIKEGLHNRWLVGLSTWQSFCERTHLTLHGRRVLVVGYGLVGQGIADVARALGGTVTVAERDPARLLEARYAGWEAGPMSPELLARADVIVTATGVAGVIGAEEVKHLKSGCFLLNVGHVANEIEVGALGTRREVVPHVEETRPHGRTVYLFAGGSMANLTAGWGDSLNAFDVTLATMVAGLGYIFSEEGAGARPGLHPLPRRVWSEVAAAAAGV
- a CDS encoding ABC transporter substrate-binding protein, which gives rise to MRRHAVPLLLAALTVLVAACEKKTQPAPTTPPPAPSQAAAPSGGTPADADTILLGQVGSLTGSEATFGISARNGIDLALQETNAAGGVKGKKLAVRVYDSQGKPEEAAQAATRLITQDKVAVILGEAASSNSMAMAEKAQAAGVPMITPSSTNPAVTQKGDYIFRVCFIDPFQGFVMAKFARENLKLTRVAVLQDNKSAYSVGLTDVFSRKFSEMGGTIAGTESYSKGDTDFRAQLTALKKTKPQALFVPGYYTDVGIIARQARELGLTVPMLGGDGWESDKLFELGGEAIEGSYYANHYSVDNPDPRVQGFISKYKAAYGAVPDSVAALAYDAAMLAIDAMKRAPDLSGASIRDAIATAKSFPGVAGTINLDENRDPVKQAVILKVEGGKTKFVTTVEP